The Victivallis sp. Marseille-Q1083 DNA window GCCCCCGAACAACGGATTTTGCCGGAGCCGACCGGCCGCGTCCGCTGATAGAGCGAGTGTTTGACCTTGCCGCGGCCGGTCAACAGGACCGCCTTCAACGTGGTAGAACCGATATCGATGCCCAAATACAATTTTTCCATAATCTGTGGTCCGCAAAATATTTTTATTCAATATAATCGAATCAATATACCACTTTTATCGATATTTTCCAGCGCGACAAGAAAACAGCGCTTTAAAAATGATAATTCTTCTTGAATATATCCGATCGCAGGATGCCGGGCGGAACCGCCGTCCCCGCGCAACATGCCGCGGGCGGTCCGGACCGCCCGCGGGGAGGAGAGGGCGGCGAGGAGGAAAAAGTTGGCCGCCGGCGCGTGGCATGTTAATTTTTATGACTGATTTGCGCCGGCGAAACGCCGGGCATGGATCATTTGACGAAATAAGTCTTCAGCGGCGGAAAGCCGTTGAATTCCACCGAGGAATAGCTGCTGGTATACGCGCCGGTGCTCAACCAGTAAATGCGGTCGCCGATCGCCAGGTCTTTCGGCAGCCGGTTGCGGAAATGTTCGTACATGACATCCTGGCTGTCGCAGGTCGGACCGGCGATGATGAAATCCTCGGTCAATTCGCCGGGGCGCTCGCAGTAGATCGGATATTTGATGCACTCGTCCCAGGTTTCGGTGAGCCCGTTGAATTTGCCGGCGTCGATGTATGCCCACCGGTCGACGCCCAGTTTCGTTTTGCGGGAAACCAGGATGACTTCGCTGACCAGCACGCCGGATTCGCCGACCATCGACCGGCCGGGTTCGAGAATGATTTCCGGAAAATCCTCGCCGAAATCCTCCTGCAGATAGCGGTTGATTTCATCGGCGTAAACGTTCATCGAATTGATCTTGGAGATGTAATTGGCCGGGAATCCGCCGCCCATGTTGATCATTTTCAGCTTGATGCCTTCTTCGGCCAGGTAGTCGAAAATATAACGGACTTTGGCGATGGCCGAATCCCAGGTGCCGATGTCGCGCTGTTGCGAACCGACGTGGAAGGAGATGCCGTAAGGCTCCAGCCCGAGTTCGCGGGCCAGCACGAGCAAATCAATGGCCATATCCGGATGGCAGCCGAATTTCCGCGACAACGGCCAGTCGGCGGTTTCGGCTCCCTCGGTCAGAATTCGCAGGAATACCCTGGAGCCCGGCGCCTCCTGGGCGAGCTGGCGGATATCGGCCTCGCTGTCGGAAGCGAACAGCCGGACGCCTTTTTCATAGAAATAACGGATGTCACGCGCCTTTTTGATCGTGTTGCCGTAGCTGAGCCGGGAGGGCTCGACGCCGAGCGACAACACCCGGTCCAGTTCATAAACCGACGCGATGTCGAAGTTGCTGCCCAGGTCCCGCAACAGTTCCAGCACCGGGATGCCGGGGTTGGCTTTGACGGCGTAATAGACTTTGGCGAACGGAAATTGGTGCATCAATTCGGCATATTGTCGGGCGACCACATTCAGGTTTACCACCAGAAACGGAGTTTCATGCCGATCGGCTTCTTCCCGGATCGCATTCCAATCGCATTTCGAATAATAATCCAGCGGGTGAACTCTCATTGTTGTGTACCTTTTGTTTTGAAGAGCATTTCCATTGCTCTTGAAAAAAAATTAACCATTGAAAAACCAATCACTCAAAGTCGGATTTGCCGCTGGTTTGAGAAAGCCGCCCCTTATGTTCGTCCGTTGCTCTTTTTTTTACTGAGTGATCCAATACACAAATCAACAATTTCAAACGATAAGTTGTGAAAATGCCGCAAATTCCGGATAATACAAATTATAAAATGAAAAAAACGTGAAAAAAACCGCATTTTCCTGAACTATTCATTTTTTTCCGGCCCGGTGGTTGAAAATCCCCCGAACGGGGTTCATTGTTATGGCGAAGGACAGCGGAGCGTGGCGGAAGCGATCCGTAATTTTATTTTTTTTCGAAGCTGGAAGCGGCTTGGTTTTGGAAACGCGGGAGGTATTGAAATATGGAAAAAATGGTGATTATCGGCAGCGGTCCGGCCGGGCTGACGGCCGGAATTTATGCGGCGCGGGCGGATTTGTCCCCGTTGCTGCTGGCCGGCACCTTGCCGGGCGGATTGTTGACCCAGACCAGTGAAGTGGAGAATTTTCCCGGCTTCCGGCAGGGCATCAACGGCTACGACCTGATGATTGAAATGCAGCAGCAGGCGGAGCGTTTCGGCACCCGGATCGAATATGAAGTGGTGGCCGGAGCGGCGCTGACCGACGGTTGCGTTCAGACCCTGACGCTGGAATCCGGCGAAAAGATCGAGACGAAAACCTTGATTATCGCCACCGGCGCTTCGCCGCGCTGGCTCGGCTTGCCCAATGAGGAACGGTTGAAAACGCACGGGGTGTCGGCCTGCGCCACCTGCGACGGCGCTTTTTTCAAGAATGTTCCGGTGGTGGTCATCGGCGGCGGCGATTCGGCGATGGAGGAAGCGAATTTCCTGACCCGTTTTGCCAGCGAAGTGATCGTCATCCACCGGCGCGATCAGTTGCGCGCTTCGAAAATCATGGCGGAACGTGCCCTGAACAACCCGAAAATCCGTTTCGTCTGGGACAGCAAAGTGGTCGATGTCCTCGGCGAAACGGAGGTGGACGGCGTGATCGTCGAAAACATCAAGACCGGCAAACAGAGCGAAATTGCCTGTAAAGGGTATTTCGCCGCGCTGGGACACGATCCGAACACCGGTTTGTTCCGCGGTCAGATCGATGTCGACAGCCATGGTTTCATCCTGTTGAAGGACGGCAAAAGCTGTACCAACCTGGCCGGGGTGTTTGCCGCCGGCGATTGTGCGGACAACGCCTATCGGCAGGCGATCACGGCGGCCGGCATGGGCTGCCGGGCGGCGATGGATGCCGAGCGTTATTTGGAAATGATGAAGCAGTAGTAAGCCGGCTCGGGTTTGATGGATGCACAAAATGCCGGGAGTGCCCGGCATTTTTTTTCCGCCCGGTTGCTTCAGCAGTATTCGACCGGGTAGGGGGGGATGGAGTCGAGGAAGATTTTGCCGTAGCGTTTGGAAACGATGCGCCGGTCGAGGATGACGATGATGCCGCGATCGGCCCGGCTGCGGATCAGCCGGCCGACGCCCTGGCGGAATTTCAACACCGCTTCCGGCAGGCTGTAATCCATGAAAGAGCTTTTGCCGGCGGCTTCCAGCCGTTCGCTGCGGGCGGCGATCAGCGGGTGCGACGGGACGGCGAACGGCAGTTTGGTGACGATGACGTTGCTCAACGCTTCGCCGGGCACATCGACGCCGGTCCAGAAGCTGTCGGTGCCGAAAATTACCGAATCGATGTCGCTTTTGAACTCTTTGAGCATCGCCGACCGCGACAATTGCTCGCCCTGGATCAGCAGTTGCAGTCCCTGGTCGAAGAAAAAGCTTTTCAACTGGTCGGCGCATTGCCGCAGCAATTGATAGCTGGTGAACAGCACGAACGCCTTGCCGTGGGTGCGTTCGATGAAACGCGGAATTTCCCGGAACAGCGCCTGCTGGTAAGCCGGTTGGGTCGGTTCCGGCATCTGGCGGGGGATGCACAGCCTGACCTGTTCGCTGCTGAACGGCGAGTCCAGTTGCAGTTCGGCGCCTTCACAGAACCCGACCCGGCTGCGGAAATAGTCGAAGCGGTTGCCGACCGTCAGCGTCGCGCTGCTCAGGATGACCGGAAAGGCCTGCCGGAACAACTGCTCTTCCAGCATCGCCGCCACATTCAACGGCGCCGCCAGCAAATTGATGCTGTCGCGCTGCCGCTCAATCCAATAGACGTGGTCCGGCAGCCCCATCTGAAGGAATTGGGTGATGCCGTCGATGAATTCGTCGCACCAGGCGACTTTGCTGGACAGCTCCGCCTTGTAATCCTTATCCTCCTGCAGCTCGATATAGTCGGCCAGTTGCTGGCGGAATTTGCCGAGCGCCGGCGTCAGATTGTCCGGAAACAGGTTGGGCTCCCGGAGCCGCAGGATGGTTTCGCCGGTTTCTTCCAGGCTCCGGGCGATGACGCCGAAGAAAAGGTTGATTTTCTCCCGGATCTCGGTGATTTCCCGGCGCAGTTCTAGCGCTTCCTCGCCGCCGCGCAGTAGCAATCCTTTGGCGTTGTCCGGATTGAACAGCCGGTTGAAAAAGCCGGTCAGACCGTTCTGGGAAATCGCCAGGCCGAGATGTTCGGCGGCATTGTTTTCCAGCGTGTGGGCTTCGTCGATGACCACCGCACTGTAGGCCGGCAGCAGCGAGGCGTCGGATTGCCGGCGGATTTTCAAATCGGTCAGGAACAGAGCGTGGTTGGCGACGATGATATCGGCCGCTTCCCATTCCAGCCGGGCGCGCCAGTAAAAGCAGCGGCGGTAATGGCCGCAGCGCTGGCCGCGGCAGTTGCCGCCTTCGCAGCAGACGTAACTCCAGGCCAGATTGTCCACCCGGTGCTGCAGCGAATCGCGGTTGCCGTCTTCGGTGGTCTCCGACCAGCGTTTCAAGCGGTCGATTTCCAGGGTCAGCGACGGCAGCGGCAGGAAGTGGTCGCGCTGGTCGCCGGTCAGCATGCTCAGGCGGCGCAGGCAGAGATAGTTGCCGCGTCCCTTGGCCAGCGCCGCCTTGAATTCCAGGCCAGACAGTTTCCGCAGCAGCGGCAGGTCTTTTTCGATCAACTGTTCCTGCAGATTGATGGTTTCGGTGCTGACGATGACCGGCTGCGGCGCCTGATGGGCGTAGAGCAGCGCCGGCACCAGGTAGGCGAAACTTTTACCGACGCCGGTCGGAGCCTCGACGCATAAGTTGTGGTTTTCGGCCAGTGCTTCGGCGGTTTTTTCGGCCATGATTCCCTGTTGGGCCCGGTATTCATAGGGCCGGCCGCCGAAAGCCGCCGCCTGTTTCAGCGGCCCGGTCGGGGCGAAGAACATCCGGGTGCCGCGCAGAATCAATGCACCGTCGATCGGCACCGGTTCCGGCGGTCTCAGCTCCTCCGGCAGATCCCCGGCCGGGATGTAGTAGTCTCCCAGATCAACCATGCGCCGTTCAACCTTCGGAACCTTTCTCCATGAAGGCGTTCAAGGCGGCGATCGCCTCTTCCTGGGTGACCGCCATCTCGTCGATCAGCTCGGCCAGCTCCTCCGCTTCGGACTCCTGCAAAGTGTTGCCCGGCGCATTGAGCAAATCCAGCAGGTTGCTCAGGTACAGCGCGCTCTCCGCCAGCCGGCGCATCTCACTCTCCGGCAAATGGTCGGTTTCCACTTCCAGCGCCTGCAGCGTGTCGAAAAAAGCGGTCCGCTCGTCGACGAGGTCGAGGATCTGGCTGCGGAGTTCCGCTTTCGCCTCATCTTCGTAGCGGTTATAGGTTTCACTGAGATTTTCCCAGCGCTCTTCCAACTGGTTCAGGAAGCTGACTTCCTGCGCCTCGTCGGCAAAGGCGAGTTTGCGGTCGCCGAAACAGCGGCTGAAAAAGCTGTCGAACGCCAGGTCGCGCCGGAAACATTGGTCGAGCATATAACTGTCGACTTCGGCGGCGGTCAGCGTCGTGCCGATGTCCCGCAGGATGTCGTTGAAATTCGAAACGTTGCCGCGGGAGATGCTCACTTCATCCGGGACCAGCAGTTCGTCGTCGCGGGCGAAATCCTTTTTGACCAGCACGGAATGGCCGGAATTTTCGACGTTGACGGCGATCGCTGAAGTGTTCTGGATATATTCGTCCAGCGAGGCCGAGGTGTTGCCGAACAATGCGGCGCCGCCCAGGAAATAGCCCCAGCGCAACTGGTCGGTAATTTCCAGATAATCATCGAAACGGTCGATGACCTGCTCCAGGGCCGTGTCGAACGCCTTGATCCATTGCTTGACCGCCTGATCCCGCCGTTCCAGGCTGCTCAGGTACTGGAAACGGAACACGCCGTCTTCCCAGTTTTCGACGGTCAGCAGCAAGGCGTCACCGCTGCTGAATTGATTCTGCCGGTAAAATTCGGTCAGGTCGAAGACATTCAGCTCCACCGTCTTGACCGGGGCGGCGTCATGGTTCAACAGCGCCGCGTTAGCCGGACTTTCGGCGATGAAAAAGTCGAACAGCTGCTCGGACCCGAGCAGCAGATGATAGTGGATGACTTCCGGCAGTCCGGCGTCAAAGCGCCGGGTTTCCAGCTCCCGGCCGGCGTTGCTGCTCAACAGCGTCACTTCCGACGGGAAGACGTCTTCGGCGCAGAAGGCGGCGAAACGGTGCCCCGGCACCAGAATGTTGTGTTCGATCTCATAGTCGTCCGGCGTGACGACGAAACATTGGCCGTTGAAGAAGCGTTCGCGCAGCGAATAACTGCCGTCGGCGAAATTGCGGAACAGGCGTTCATGGCCGTCCAGTTCGCGTTCGAGCCGTTCGAACAACTTTTCACGGTCTTCGTCGGTTTCCATCGCCGGCAGCAGGCCGGCGAGCTGGGCAACGGTGATTCGGCCGCCCGGCGCGGCGGCAAGCGCACCGTTCAGGACCTTTTCAATTTCTTTCGGAGTAATCATCGGCGCCATGGTCTTACCTCCACTAGTTGTCAAATTCGCCGCTGTAGGCGGCCATCTGCGTTGCCAAAAAATTCCGGATGCAGCGTTCGAGTTCCGGCTGTTCCCAGGTTTTGAGCGTCTCAAGCGGAATGGCGTCTTCCAGGCGGAACGGACCGCTCCGGAGGCGTCGCAAGCGGAACAGTGCGGCGCCGCAGCCGAGCCGGCGGCCGATGTCCGCGCATAAAGTCCGGATATAAGTGCCTTTCGAACACTGGACCGTGAAATCGCAGTAAGGCAGCTCGATTCGGGAAATTTCGATCGATGCGATGCGGATCGGTTTCGGTTCGCGGGAAACCTCCAGCCCCTGACGGGCCAGCTCGTAGAGCCGTTTGCCGTCTTTTTTGACGGCCGAAACCATCGGCGGCGTCTGCAGTTGATCGCCGATGAAACCGGCGATCGTCCGGCGGAGTTCCCCGGCGGTGACCGCTGAATAATCGTGTTCGGCGGTGATGTTGCCGTCCATGTCCTGCGAATCGGTTTCGGTGCCGAGCAGCAAGGTGGCCTGGTAGGTTTTGTCGTGGCCGCTGAGTTTCTGGCTCAGGCGGGTGAATTGATTCAGCACGACGACCAGCAGGCCGGTGGCGGCCGGGTCGAGCGTGCCGCAGTGGCCGACTTTCGGAATGTTGAACCGGCTGCGCAGGAAATTCACGACGTCGAAACTGGTCCATTCCGGCGGCTTGTCGATCAGCAACACCCCGTCGGTGAGAAACGGCGGGAAACGATGTTTGGTAAAACGGTGGCGCATCAAAACAATTCCTGAATGTGTGCTAGTAAAATTTGTTCGGCCGCCTCGAATGAGCCGGCTTCGATGGTGCAGCCGGCCGCCAGTTCGTGGCCGCCGCCGTTCAGGGCGCGGGCGACGGCGCCGACCGACAAGGCCCGGTCCTTGCTGCGCAGGGAAACTTTGTAGGACCCGTTGCGTTGGCTGAGCAGCGCGACAACCCGGGTGCCGGCGGTGGCGCGGACGGTGTCGATGACTCCTTCGGCATTTTTCAGGTCGATGCCGTGGCGCTCAAGCAGTTCCGGCGTGACGACGGCACAGGCGAACTGGCCGTTGCAGTGCAAATGCAGATGGTGCCGGATCAAATCCGCCTCCAACTGTTGCTGGTTCAACGGAATGTTGAAAAATAAATCGTTGACCACCTGCGAATAGTCGGCACCGAGTTCCAGCAGGCTGGCGGCGTGCCGCAGCGTATCCGGTTTGGTGTTTTCAAACCGGAAGCCGCCGGTGTCGCCGATCAGTCCGAGCATCAGCAGGGTGGCGGCCGCCGGCGTCAAGCGCCATTCCGGCAGTTCCCGGCTGATCCGGTAGATGATTTCCGCGCTGGCGGCCGCGGCGGCGTCCAGCAGAGTCGGCGCGAAAAGACGGTTGTCCGGATGGTGGTCGATGACCAGCAGCGGCCGGGCCGGGGCGCGCAGGTCCCAGCCGTCGGGAACCGCCGCCCGTTCCGGGTTCGGCGTGTCCAGCAGGACCCAGCCGTCGGCTTCGGCCAGATCTTCCGCCCCGGCCAGAGCTGCCCCGGCATAATAACGCCGGTACTGGCATCCCGGCGTCTCCTGAAAATAAACCGCGGCCCGGCGGCCGTTGTCGTTCAAAAAAGCGGCCAGCGCCAGGCTGGCGCCGACCGCGTCCGCGTCCGGCCGTTCGTGGGCGAAAATCAGCAGGCGGCGGTGCCGTTTCAGAAAATCGGCGGCGGCCGGGTAATCAATCTGTGCTTTCGCCATTCTTTTCTTCCTGCTCGTTCAGCAGTTCCAGTATGCGGTCGCCGGCGGCCAGCCGGTCGTCGAGCCGGAATTCCAGAACCGGCGTGTTCTTGAACGACAGGTTCGCCCCGATGTGGCGTTGGAATTCCTTCCGGTTGTCGGCCAGCTCCTGCTGGATATCGCGCCGGACGGCGGCGTCGCCGCCGAAGATGCTGACATAAACGACCGCGTGGCGCAAGTCCACCGAACATTTGACTTCGGTGACCGATACCAGAACAGCGCGGCCATTGGTCCTCAAATTCCGTTCAATCAGCCCGGCCAGTTCCCGCTTGAGCAGCGCGTTGACCCGGGTAAGACGGTCGACTGTTCCCATGGTTCACCTCGCGAAGTTACAGAGTTGCTTTTTTCAATTCGATTTCATAGGCTTCGATCAGGTCGTTTTCCAGGAAATCGGCGAAATTGTCCAGCCGGATGCCGCATTCCAGACCGTTCTTCACTTCCTTGACATCGTCCTGGAAACGGCGCAGCGACAGGATTTCACCGTTGTAGATCAATTGACGCTGACGGAACACCCGCGCTTTGGCGCCGACTTTGATGAAGCCGCTGTCGACGATACAGCCGCAGACTTTCGGACCTTTGCTCAATTCGAAGATCTGCAGGATCTTGGCGGTCCCGAGGATTTTTTCGCGTTTTTCCGGTTCGAGTTTGCCGGTCAGCGCGTCGGTGATGTCGTTCAGCAGTTCGTAAATGATGCTGTACAGCCGGATTTCGACGTTCTGTTTTTTGGCCAGATCGTTGACGCCGGGATTGACCCGGACGTGGAATCCGACGATGATCGCGTTGGAGGCCGCCGCCAGCATCACGTCGTTTTCGGTGATGGCGCCGACGCTGTTCATAATCACTTCGACTTTGATCTTGTCGGACGGCAGTTTGTTCAGGGAATCCTCGATCGCTTCGCCGGAGCCTTTGACGTCGGATTTGATGATCAACTGCAGGCTGTTGACGTTCTGGCTGTTCAAGCGGCTGAACAGGTCGTCGACATTGGCGATGGTATCCTGCGCCAGGCTGTTTTTGCGCCTGCTTTCCGTCCGGGCTTCCGCTTCCTGCCTGGCCTGTTTCTCGTTGCGGCAGACGACCAGCCTGGCGCCGGCTTCCGGTACGCCGGAAAGCCCGACCACCCGGACCGGCATGCTCGGACCGGCGGATTTCACCCGTTCGCCCTTGTCGTTGAAGAGCGCTTTGATTTTACCCATGAATTCACCGCACAGCGCGATATCGCCGACCTTCAGCGTCCCGTCCTGGACCAGAACACTGGCGGTGGAGCCGAGGCCCTGTTCGACCTGCGATTCGATGACGATCGCCTTGGCGGAGCGTTTCGGCGCCGCTTTCAGTTCGAGAATTTCCGCTTCCAGCAGGATGCGGTCCAGCAGGTTGTCGATCCCTTCGCCGGTCTTGGCGGAAACCCGTACCGTGCCGACTTCGCCGCCCCAGTCTTCGCTCATCAGGTTGTTCTGCTGCATTTGCAGCAGCACGCGGTCCGGATTGGCGTCCGGCAGATCGATTTTATTGATGGCGACGATAATCGGCACGCCGGCGGCTTTGGCGTGATTCAGCGCTTCGACCGTCTGCGGCTTGAAGCCGTCGTCGGCGGCGACGACCAGCACGACGATATCGGTGACGTTGGCGCCGCGCGAACGCATGTGGGTGAACGCCTCATGGCCGGGAGTGTCGATGAAGGTGATCGGGCGATTGTGGTAAACGATCGTCGACGCGCCGATGTGCTGGGTGATGCGGCCGGACTCCCCGGCGACGACGTTGGTGTGGCGCACTTTGTCCTGCAGCGAAGTTTTGCCGTGGTCGACGTGGCCCATAAATGTGACGATCGGCGGCCGCTCGCGCAAATTCTTCGGATTGGTTTCCGGCTCCGGATCAAGTTCGTAACCGTTGTCCTCCGGCGCGGAACCGGTGCCGCCATTGCCCGGCTGGGCTTTGGTTTTGGCGTCGACAACCAGTTCGACCCGGTAATTCCTGCAGAGTTTTTTCGCGATATTTTCCGGCAGCGCTTGGTTGATGCTGGCCAGTTCGCCGAGTTTCATCAGGTCGCTGATGATCTCGTTGGGCTTCCGGTTGAGCGCTTCCGCCAGATTTTTGACGATAATCGGGCTGTTGAGGTGAATTTTCGCCCCGCCGGCTTCTTCGTCTTTCTTTTTGGCGTCCTTGTCCTTGTTGCCGTAAAGACCTTCGAAATACTCTTCGACCAGATCGACCAGATCATTCGGAATATAACCGCTGGCATTTTCCAGCTCGATTCCCTGGGTGGCCAGTTCGTCGAGAATGGTTTTGGGCGACACCCCGTAACGTTCGGCAATGTTTTTTATTTTGATTTTCTTCATGCTTTGTCATTTCTCCTTAATCAGTTTTCGTCGGGGCGGGCCTTGGCGGCTCATTGGTCCAAACGGTCAAAGGCCGCTTCGATTTCGGCGGCATCGATGTCCGGAATTTCAAGTATCTGCGCCCGGCCTGCCGTTTTCACGCCTTCGACGGAAACATAGCCGTTGCAGACGAGCGTATAGGCCGTTTCCTCGCGGATGTCGAGCTCCTTGGCCAGCGCTTTGCTCGCCCGCCGGATTTTATCTTCCAGCGATTCGGTCGGTTTTTCGCCGGCGGTCTGAATGCTGATGTTCCAGCCCAGCAATTTTGAAGACAGGCGGACATTCTGCGCTTTCTTGCCGAACGCCAGCTTCGATTGTTCCGCCGTGACGTAAACGATCAGTTCGCGTTTGTCCGGGAAGGCTTCGACCGACTGCACCTTGGCCGGCTGCAGCGCATTGGCGGCGAATTTGCGGATGTCCTCGTCATACGGGATGATGTCGATGCGTTCGCCGTTGAGTTCGGAGGTGATGTTGCGCACCCGGATGCCGCGCAGGCCGACGCAGGCGCCGACCGGATCGACATGGGAATCGGTGCTGACTACCGCGATTTTCGTCCGGCTGCCGGCTTCCCGGGCGATCGCTTTGATCTGGACGACGCCGTCGTGAATTTCGGTGACCTCCCGTTCGAACAAACGCAGCACGAAATCCGGATGGGTCCGGGAGACGATCAGGCTCGGGCCGGCGCTCAGGATGTCGACCTTCAGCAGCAGCGCGTTGATCCGATCGCCGGGCATGTACTGTTCGCCGGCGATTTTTTCCCGGGAGCTCAGGATGCCTTCGGCCTTCTGGAAGTCGATGATGATGTTGCCGTTTTCGAAGCGGCGGACGATGCCGTTGATGATCTGGCCGACCCGGTCGGCGAATTCGTCGCGGACGATCTCCTTTTCGGCCTTGCGCAACTGCTGCATGATCGCCTGTTTGGCGGTCTGGGCGGCGATGCGGCCGAAATTGCGCGGCGTCACTTCCCATTCGACGATGTCGCCGACTTTGACGTCGGGCAGCTTCTCGCGGGCGCGTTCGATGACCAACTGGTCGTTGGTCGGATTGCTTTCGACCACTTCCAGCGTCGCCCAGGCGTGGATGGCGCCGGTGTTCGGGTCGACTTCGACCCGCAGTTTGCTGGCCGGATGGATGCTTTTGCGCGAAGCGGACAACAGCGCGCCTTCGACCGCTTTGACCAGAAGTTCACGGTTGAGGCCGCGTTCCTGTTCGATATATTCTAAAATAGTCAATAATTCGTTGCTCACTTTTCAACCCTTTCTCTGCTGCCGAAGCGGACAATTGTTGAGTAACTAAATTGTTCCGGCGAAACCGGAACAGCCGGACAACACAAAACAAAAAAAGCGGGTAAAACTCACCCACTTCCCTTGCTGAGTCTACAATTTTTCGTCGTCTTTACCAGAACTCAGGAGATAATATAATCAGGAAAGTGGAAGTATCAAGAGCATCAATCACTTTTTCCGGTGATTATTCCGTGATCCGGCCGGCAAAAACGGCGATATTTCGATTTTTTTGCCGGTAAAAAGTGATTTATGGCTTGAATATTACGAAAGTTGTGGCATTTTTACTGGCTTGTTAGAGATTGTCGGTCATGGTCCGAGCCGGTGTGGATTTTTTCGGACGAAAGACCGTGGCCAATGAATGTGAAGAATACACTTTTTTTAGAAGTAAAAACTCAAAAGCAAGGATGAATTGAAATGCCTCATTTGAAATCCGCCATCAAGCGGTTGCGGACCAGCAAGCTGGCCAATCAGCGCAACAAAGCCCGTACCAGCGCGTTGAAAACCTTTGAGAAGAAATTCCGCGCCGCCGTCAGTTCCGGCGATGCTGCCCAGGCGGCCGAACTGCTCAAAATGTGCTGCAGCAAACTCGACAAAGCGGCCAAAGTCGGTGTAATCCATCGCAAT harbors:
- the nusA gene encoding transcription termination factor NusA, which produces MSNELLTILEYIEQERGLNRELLVKAVEGALLSASRKSIHPASKLRVEVDPNTGAIHAWATLEVVESNPTNDQLVIERAREKLPDVKVGDIVEWEVTPRNFGRIAAQTAKQAIMQQLRKAEKEIVRDEFADRVGQIINGIVRRFENGNIIIDFQKAEGILSSREKIAGEQYMPGDRINALLLKVDILSAGPSLIVSRTHPDFVLRLFEREVTEIHDGVVQIKAIAREAGSRTKIAVVSTDSHVDPVGACVGLRGIRVRNITSELNGERIDIIPYDEDIRKFAANALQPAKVQSVEAFPDKRELIVYVTAEQSKLAFGKKAQNVRLSSKLLGWNISIQTAGEKPTESLEDKIRRASKALAKELDIREETAYTLVCNGYVSVEGVKTAGRAQILEIPDIDAAEIEAAFDRLDQ
- the rpsT gene encoding 30S ribosomal protein S20; translated protein: MPHLKSAIKRLRTSKLANQRNKARTSALKTFEKKFRAAVSSGDAAQAAELLKMCCSKLDKAAKVGVIHRNKVANKKSQLDKLMNSLQAN